TGGAATTGACAATTATTTGAGTTGTAGTACAAGTGAGATTCCTTGTCAGACACCTGAATATGTACTGGGGAATGATCAGAAAGAAGAGGATAAGGAATTTTCAGAATCATGTGGTGAAAATAGTGTAGAAGTTAGCTCATCTATTCTGGAATCAAGTGTTGCTAAACCTGGTCTCAGCTCAAGCAGTTGTAACAGAACAAGAAGTATAGTTAAAAAAGGTGATGAAAGATCATTATCAAGAGAAAAGGGGGAGATATCTCAAAGTTCAAAGAGTAGCATTGGGGATTACAGCAGCACCACAAGCCTTAGTGAAGAAAGCTATCGCAGTGGGTCTAGCCGCAGTGGATACCGGCCTCATATGTCCAAAGATTTGAGATGGGAAGCCATTCGTTGTGTTCAGAAGCAGCACGGAAACATTACTTTGAAGCAATTTAAGATGCTTAGAAAACTTGGTGGAGGTGACATTGGGACTGTTTATCTATCTGAGCTAATGGGCTCAAACTGTCTGTTTGCTGTGAAAGTTATGGACAATGACTTTTTGACCAGCAGGAGGAAGATGACAAGAGCGCAGACTGAAAAAGAAATACTGCAAATACTGGATCATCCTTTTCTCCCTACACTCTATGCCCATATTACCAATGACAAATATTCATGTTTAGTGATGGAATATTGTCCAGGAGGTGATCTGCATGTGCTCCGACAAAAGCAAGCCAACAAGAATTTCTCTGAACAAGCAGCCAGGTTACTTTTATTATAGTTACTTCTTCCCtgaaactatttcttgttatgtcTATTCTTAATCTAGAAAATCTGCAAATAGAATTATTCTTTCCTACAACAGGTAATATAGATGGGCATATATATTTTGTGGTCACTCTCTTTATCATGATTGCTATCCAGTTGAAGAAGCTACGCATGCCTTGAAGTTCTTACAGTAGGACTTTAGAGATATCTATCTTCAATGGTTTACTAGACTCTCGTTTGCATCCCACAAAATGGCTTTTACTTGTCATTTGCTGATGGATTATAGCTTGCTTTATGCTATCAGTTGTTTTATTCAACAAGGTTAGAACTCAATTTGTGTACGAGAAACAGAGTTAAAGAACTACTCTAATTGGTTTGGATTCCAAGAAGATTTAGCATGTGAGAGTTAAAAAATATCTCTTCTTCCAATTTCCTCGTATGTCTCTATGTGAATCAGGGAAAAAGAAATTATGGTTTAGATATCTGAGGCTTATGATTGGTTTGCATGTATTCACTTAATGCTCACTCCATCAGTGATAACCTGTAAAAATGACTTGAATACCTTGAGCAAATATTTCTGTTATCAAAAAACCAGTTTGCATTCAACTATTTGCTTTGTTTTCTGTTCTATTGGACGAAAACCATTTCTTGGTTGGACAAAGagcaaagttgagagaaaagttTGTTTTTTCCAGAATTCGGACCTTAATACAAAATTAGACTTAATCCGGAGAGGTCAATCAAACTTATAGGGAAATCTCTTACTCTGTAAAGCTTGAGGGGTTTCCCTGTAATTTTCGGAAAGCTCAGGGGTCTATTTATGTCAAATAATCTTCCAATTtcctttaatttcttctttttggtcATTCCATTTTCCAACCCTCACGAAGGATTGTTCTTGAGCATGTCTCAATGGGTTAGAACTCCTTGAAtctttattatatatgtttCTCTTGATTGAAGAGTGTCCCATATTCCAGTGGATGCAAAATATTGAAAGCTGCTGAAGTCAAAATCATTAGCAACTAGTGATATGAACAGAGATAGAAGTCGCTTCAACGGAAAATGGGAAGTGGGTGGAAGGGGTGAATCAAAGAAAAGAAGTGGCGAAGAAGaaaatttagtaaaaatatGCGAACAATGAAAGTGACTTGTCACTGAACTTGCATCTCTTCTCCATGTCATCCCCATGCTTCATATCGCATCCGGAAGTGAATTCCCACTTTGTATGGAGACACTTTATCGAGTTAATTTCTGGTGATTAGTTGAGATATGCGACCTGTCTTTCCAGTCATTCTTTTACTTAAAGTTTAGTATCTCAGGTGACAGCTAACATGTCGAGccttttctttcaaattttacTGAATAACTTTCCAACACTCGTGTTTAAGTAAATATCTTGTGCTTTATAAGTAACTTTGCTGGACAAGTCTTCCTAATGTTTTTCAGCAATCTGGTGATGGGAGTGCAGTTTGTCATTTTAATCTCGCGATAGGCAGTTTCAGTGGTTTTCTATGTGATCTTGACATTATTCTGTTGTTCTTATTCTTTACACAGATTTTATGTAGCTGAAGTTCTTCTTGCTTTGGAATACCTTCACATGCTTGGAGTCATCTACCGAGACTTGAAACCAGAGAATGTCTTGGTTCGAGAAGATGGTCACATCATGCTGTCTGATTTTGATTTGTCTCTTAGGTGTGTTGTGAATCCTATGTTGGTGAAATCGTGTTCTCCTGTGATTAAGCCTCCAAAGACGTCTAGTCCATGCTCGGAATCTAGCTGCATAGACCCCTTTTGCTTACATCCATCCTGGCAAGTATCCTGCTTCACCCCTAGATTTTTATCTGCAGCAGCAAAGACACGTAAGCTAAAGGCTGACATAGTCGCACAAGTCACACCTTTGCCACAGCTCATAGTGGAGCCAACTGATGCCCGATCCAACTCGTTTGTTGGCACCCATGAGTACCTGGCTCCAGAGATTATCAAAGGAGAAGGTCATGGCAGCGCAGTAGATTGGTGGACCTTTGGTATCTTTCTGTATGAACTGTTATACGGAAGGACACCTTTCAAAGGACCAGGAAATGAGGATACATTAGCAAATGTGGTATCTCAGTGTC
This Solanum dulcamara chromosome 8, daSolDulc1.2, whole genome shotgun sequence DNA region includes the following protein-coding sequences:
- the LOC129900379 gene encoding serine/threonine-protein kinase D6PKL1-like: MGGLPGTNEITESIEDINPATDKQYCMKDDINKLFEAIEIRTSHRGLSTSERGVKDAFNKSVMKRPMRSSPSRASAFDNSEPTSLKQAFRGLCISQASELAAVKKRSSKVSRLSGVSETGAVKSLCRPVVVQSNGLEHSVNEVVENLVEISLISDRSMPNTSENIAEYELVPTKEKSTYAAYSCHLSKDAMEHGAEISDISDGKEACPHPTDIGSGYLKEVSERKLFLELPHFSTATSANKVEAHTVSASDEAPTTVIPSDKEQAPDSDIVSCSCTSITGNKVIRPTSSSPSLMRPVSRSRMFVNKNVISALTSSSKQSNGGIDNYLSCSTSEIPCQTPEYVLGNDQKEEDKEFSESCGENSVEVSSSILESSVAKPGLSSSSCNRTRSIVKKGDERSLSREKGEISQSSKSSIGDYSSTTSLSEESYRSGSSRSGYRPHMSKDLRWEAIRCVQKQHGNITLKQFKMLRKLGGGDIGTVYLSELMGSNCLFAVKVMDNDFLTSRRKMTRAQTEKEILQILDHPFLPTLYAHITNDKYSCLVMEYCPGGDLHVLRQKQANKNFSEQAARFYVAEVLLALEYLHMLGVIYRDLKPENVLVREDGHIMLSDFDLSLRCVVNPMLVKSCSPVIKPPKTSSPCSESSCIDPFCLHPSWQVSCFTPRFLSAAAKTRKLKADIVAQVTPLPQLIVEPTDARSNSFVGTHEYLAPEIIKGEGHGSAVDWWTFGIFLYELLYGRTPFKGPGNEDTLANVVSQCLKFPAYPVVSSSARDLIRRLLQKEPENRLGAEKGAAEIKQHPFFEGLNWALIRCETPPELPRICDLGNVIPDTNQQNKEISKSQKEFKSIGEDIEFEMF